Proteins from a genomic interval of Actinoalloteichus hymeniacidonis:
- the aztA gene encoding zinc ABC transporter ATP-binding protein AztA, whose translation MPQITLSEVSASYGAHQVLHEVSAEIPRSRITAVVGANGAGKSSLLNVIAGILPTSSGTVTRRDSRRPAYVVQRSAVSDTLPITVRATVEMGRWAQRGPWRRLTRDDRAIVEDCLVRLDIHDLADRRLGALSGGQRQRALVAQGLAQRSEVLLLDEPAAGLDMTARNRIDEALRETAEAGTTVLRVTHDLAVARASDHCLLLHGGSLVAQGEPAEVLTEERVRTAWDVPSLW comes from the coding sequence GAGTTACGGCGCGCACCAGGTGCTTCACGAGGTCAGCGCCGAGATCCCGCGCTCGCGCATCACCGCCGTGGTGGGCGCCAACGGCGCGGGGAAGTCCTCGCTGCTCAATGTGATCGCAGGCATCCTGCCGACGAGCAGCGGCACCGTGACGCGGCGCGACAGCCGACGTCCGGCGTATGTGGTGCAGCGCAGCGCGGTGTCCGACACGCTGCCGATCACCGTGCGGGCCACCGTGGAGATGGGTCGCTGGGCGCAGCGCGGCCCGTGGCGCAGATTGACCAGGGACGACCGCGCGATCGTCGAGGACTGCCTGGTCCGCTTGGACATCCACGACCTGGCCGACCGCCGGTTGGGTGCCCTGTCCGGCGGCCAGCGGCAACGGGCGCTGGTGGCCCAGGGCCTGGCGCAGCGCAGCGAGGTGCTGTTACTCGACGAACCGGCGGCCGGGCTCGACATGACGGCACGCAACCGCATCGACGAGGCGTTGCGCGAGACGGCCGAGGCGGGCACCACCGTCCTGCGGGTCACCCACGATCTGGCCGTCGCCCGCGCCTCGGATCACTGCCTGCTGCTCCACGGGGGCAGCTTGGTCGCGCAGGGCGAACCCGCCGAGGTACTCACCGAGGAACGGGTGCGCACCGCCTGGGATGTGCCGTCCCTGTGGTGA
- a CDS encoding DUF6190 family protein → MRAEHIDATLFLGMHAFDESIRRACKNFFVERLADSTVVMSFEQVGRCDALVWRYGRAEQDDYYPFMDVLHTDMDIQRRPYGLRDVEAAQAANLTGLDLIERLTVGMVLADGGELVTISPRLLDLADAPTRAPSVGEELAFPKPLEELYQRSLALRVQGEDLLTCTRERSFH, encoded by the coding sequence ATGCGCGCTGAACATATCGACGCCACCCTGTTCCTCGGAATGCACGCCTTCGACGAATCGATTCGCCGGGCGTGCAAGAACTTCTTCGTCGAGCGACTCGCCGATTCGACCGTGGTGATGAGCTTCGAGCAGGTCGGGCGCTGCGATGCGTTGGTGTGGCGATACGGCCGCGCGGAGCAGGACGACTACTACCCGTTCATGGACGTCCTGCACACCGATATGGACATCCAGCGCAGGCCGTATGGACTCCGGGACGTCGAGGCGGCGCAGGCGGCGAACCTCACCGGGCTCGACCTGATCGAGCGGCTGACCGTGGGCATGGTGCTGGCCGACGGCGGCGAGCTGGTGACGATCAGTCCTCGGCTGCTCGATCTCGCCGACGCACCGACCCGGGCGCCCTCGGTCGGCGAGGAACTGGCATTCCCGAAGCCCCTCGAAGAGCTGTATCAGCGATCACTGGCACTGCGTGTGCAGGGAGAGGACCTTCTGACATGTACGCGGGAACGATCGTTCCACTGA
- a CDS encoding Rieske (2Fe-2S) protein, which translates to MRRGSVVVRQIGPDEILVETPERRVIAASECPHRKGRMRFGRVDPKRMSITCPLHYSTFDLLTGQQLSGPPCGPLRVSVAEHESPR; encoded by the coding sequence ATGAGACGCGGGTCCGTGGTGGTTCGGCAGATCGGTCCCGACGAGATCCTGGTCGAGACACCCGAGAGGCGGGTGATCGCGGCGAGCGAGTGCCCGCATCGCAAGGGTCGGATGCGCTTCGGCCGGGTCGATCCGAAGCGGATGAGCATCACCTGTCCGCTGCACTATTCGACCTTCGATCTGCTGACCGGTCAGCAGTTGAGCGGTCCGCCCTGCGGCCCGCTGCGGGTGTCGGTGGCCGAGCACGAGTCGCCGAGGTGA
- a CDS encoding DMT family transporter, giving the protein MYLALLATALLAGCLLAVQASVNLQLNAAIKTPYGASTVQLIVATVLLAILAIAVGTIGALALIPDVTWWHLLGGLASPLYITSGILLFPRLGALAAAGLFVTGQVFASLALDLFGLLGVPQQPLTPGIVLGALVVLAGIVAIIGRPKPPAPVPTAAAAESTTSGKSLGAAVKAPAAPSPVAGIGWIALGIVAGAVLPIQGAINGRLRADLEAPITVALFSFIVASITIAIVLLVMLALRRTPRPQFAPLSRMPWWGWLGGACAAAYVTATFLLIPEIGAATTIALTVTGQQLFSALIDHFGLFRMPRRTPTLRRGIGLVLLIAGSVLVQLT; this is encoded by the coding sequence ATGTACCTCGCACTACTCGCGACCGCGCTACTCGCGGGCTGCCTCCTCGCGGTGCAGGCCTCCGTCAACCTCCAACTCAACGCGGCGATCAAGACCCCGTACGGCGCATCGACCGTTCAGCTGATCGTGGCGACCGTGTTGCTGGCGATCCTCGCGATCGCGGTCGGCACCATCGGCGCGCTGGCCCTGATCCCGGATGTCACCTGGTGGCACCTGCTCGGCGGTCTGGCCAGCCCGCTCTACATCACCAGCGGCATCCTGCTGTTCCCTCGACTCGGTGCGCTGGCCGCCGCGGGCCTGTTCGTCACCGGACAGGTGTTCGCCTCGCTGGCCTTGGACCTGTTCGGGCTGCTGGGCGTCCCGCAACAGCCGTTGACTCCCGGCATCGTGCTGGGTGCGCTCGTGGTGCTGGCGGGCATCGTGGCGATCATCGGTCGACCGAAGCCGCCGGCACCCGTCCCGACCGCCGCCGCCGCCGAGAGCACCACGTCCGGCAAGTCGCTCGGCGCGGCGGTCAAGGCCCCGGCGGCTCCGTCGCCGGTGGCGGGCATCGGTTGGATCGCGCTGGGCATCGTGGCGGGCGCGGTACTGCCGATCCAGGGTGCGATCAACGGCAGGCTTCGCGCCGACCTGGAAGCCCCGATCACCGTTGCCCTGTTCAGCTTCATCGTCGCCAGCATCACCATCGCGATCGTGCTGCTGGTGATGCTCGCACTACGCCGCACCCCGAGGCCGCAGTTCGCCCCGCTGAGCAGGATGCCCTGGTGGGGTTGGTTGGGCGGCGCCTGCGCGGCCGCCTACGTGACGGCGACGTTCCTGCTCATCCCGGAGATCGGTGCGGCGACCACCATCGCCCTCACCGTCACCGGCCAGCAGCTCTTCTCCGCGTTGATCGACCACTTCGGCCTGTTCCGGATGCCTCGGCGGACGCCGACGCTGCGGCGCGGCATCGGGCTCGTTCTGCTGATCGCGGGGTCGGTCCTCGTCCAATTGACCTGA
- a CDS encoding aminotransferase class I/II-fold pyridoxal phosphate-dependent enzyme, which translates to MIRDETTAFMDATEEQGTDVSRFVDLTQHEIEALRTKHNLADAHTHQRQSPTQEQIVRQLPELWRESEDTLQEFHEKRFLKAFFELHGQPTAAAMSKTLLSYSASVSTMVAAMYLQQRNMSVSLVTPCFDNLIDLLRHMGVELSSFPEESLHDVAHLYERMSAVETDAVYLVDPNNPTGFTLLKDGTSGFAELIRWCKDNDKLLIMDFCFASFVLCSENLDRVDIYRMLEESGVSYLAIEDTGKTWPVQDAKCAMITASEDIREAIYNIHTAVLLNVSPFVLNFLTSYVRDSIDDGFASVRDVISENRAAARAALSGTVLDYVEPVVDTSVAWFRINRPGLTSTELQARLFEHEIYVLAGTFFYWDDPQKGERYIRIALARRPAEFAAAMAAMTKALSDYAR; encoded by the coding sequence GTGATTCGCGATGAGACGACGGCGTTCATGGACGCCACCGAGGAACAGGGCACCGATGTCAGCCGTTTCGTGGACCTCACCCAACACGAGATCGAGGCCCTGCGAACCAAGCACAATCTCGCCGATGCGCATACCCACCAGCGCCAGTCGCCGACCCAGGAGCAGATCGTCCGACAGCTCCCCGAATTGTGGCGGGAATCGGAGGACACCTTACAGGAGTTTCACGAGAAGAGATTCCTGAAGGCATTCTTCGAATTGCACGGTCAACCGACCGCCGCAGCCATGTCCAAGACGCTGCTGTCGTACTCCGCCAGCGTCTCGACCATGGTCGCCGCGATGTACCTGCAGCAGCGGAACATGTCGGTGTCCCTGGTGACTCCGTGCTTCGACAACCTGATCGACCTGCTGCGACACATGGGCGTGGAGCTCAGCTCCTTCCCGGAGGAGTCGCTGCACGACGTCGCCCACCTCTACGAGCGGATGTCGGCCGTCGAGACCGATGCGGTCTATCTGGTCGACCCGAACAACCCCACCGGATTCACCCTCCTCAAGGACGGCACGAGCGGCTTCGCCGAGCTGATCCGGTGGTGCAAGGACAACGACAAACTGCTGATCATGGACTTCTGCTTCGCGTCCTTCGTGCTCTGCTCGGAGAATCTCGACCGGGTCGACATCTATCGGATGCTGGAGGAGTCGGGGGTCAGCTACCTGGCTATCGAGGACACCGGGAAGACCTGGCCGGTGCAGGACGCGAAATGCGCGATGATCACCGCTAGCGAGGACATCCGCGAGGCGATCTACAACATTCACACCGCCGTGCTTCTGAACGTCTCGCCATTCGTGCTCAACTTCCTGACCAGCTATGTCCGGGATTCCATCGACGATGGTTTCGCCTCGGTCCGCGATGTCATCAGCGAGAACCGTGCCGCCGCCAGGGCCGCCCTGTCGGGCACCGTCCTGGACTATGTCGAACCGGTCGTCGACACCAGCGTGGCCTGGTTCCGCATCAATCGACCCGGGCTGACCTCCACCGAATTGCAGGCTCGTCTCTTCGAGCACGAGATCTACGTGCTCGCGGGCACGTTCTTCTATTGGGACGATCCGCAGAAGGGCGAGCGATACATTCGCATCGCGTTGGCCCGCAGGCCCGCGGAGTTCGCCGCTGCGATGGCGGCGATGACGAAGGCGTTGAGCGACTATGCGCGCTGA
- a CDS encoding iron-containing redox enzyme family protein, protein MRPPVDDPQRRLYALNHRVLDAEGYAELLDLERGWVVPAAAREVAQAPPFESLPELMTALRDLLEFEEREGPSEHERFLAQEASLEQFKMVVADFAVDGLVESQSHLGIIPRLPGQARNTVMRVLIDEFGCGNNDQEHAELYRRLVAGLGMPTELAHYVAEAPAECLAYVNVFHWFAHRAPEPEYFLGAYAYFESSVLYAFRCYADAGARLGIDSTYYTEHLHIDSFHSTQMRSAIYALQRERPVELAKVWAGVQLTSRIVAEATEASFGRARQRVPA, encoded by the coding sequence ATGAGACCGCCGGTGGACGACCCGCAGCGGCGGCTCTACGCGCTCAATCACCGGGTGCTCGACGCCGAGGGCTATGCCGAACTGCTCGATCTCGAACGCGGCTGGGTGGTCCCGGCGGCCGCGCGCGAGGTGGCACAGGCACCGCCGTTCGAATCCCTGCCGGAGTTGATGACGGCGCTGCGCGATCTCCTGGAGTTCGAGGAGCGCGAGGGGCCCAGCGAGCACGAGCGCTTCCTCGCCCAGGAGGCCAGCCTGGAGCAGTTCAAGATGGTCGTCGCGGACTTCGCCGTGGACGGTCTGGTGGAGTCCCAGTCCCATCTGGGGATCATCCCCCGACTGCCCGGCCAGGCTCGCAACACGGTGATGCGGGTGCTGATCGACGAGTTCGGCTGCGGCAACAACGACCAGGAACACGCCGAGCTGTATCGGCGGCTGGTCGCGGGCCTGGGGATGCCGACGGAGTTGGCTCACTACGTGGCCGAGGCCCCTGCGGAATGTCTGGCCTACGTCAACGTCTTCCACTGGTTCGCCCACCGCGCCCCGGAACCCGAGTACTTCCTCGGCGCGTACGCCTACTTCGAGTCCAGCGTGTTGTACGCCTTCCGGTGCTACGCCGACGCGGGCGCACGGTTGGGCATCGACAGCACCTACTACACCGAGCACCTGCACATCGACAGTTTCCACAGCACGCAGATGCGATCCGCGATCTATGCGTTGCAGCGGGAGCGGCCCGTGGAATTGGCGAAGGTGTGGGCGGGCGTGCAGCTGACGAGTCGGATCGTCGCCGAGGCGACCGAGGCGTCGTTCGGCCGGGCCAGGCAACGGGTTCCCGCATGA
- a CDS encoding serine hydrolase domain-containing protein, with the protein MFDHRQQQSRAVRRAAARRRGVATTVASIAAVACLASCGNAPWDWEQGSASDSGASQQDGALEQNDALQQDLDGVVDSLGVPAALASVRNSEGEVQDYTAGVGDIETDAPVPVDGQVRIGSSTKTFVAVVLMQLVAEGSVDLDASVETYLPGVVQGEGVDGNAITVRQLLQHTSGIPNFTAFMNPDFFATRDTYYEPTELLDLALAEPAAFEPGAKAEYSNTNYVIAGLIIEQVTGGTVAEEITSRVIEPAELTKTYFPAPRDKEIEGEHPKGYHPTAEDGSLGDITSIDPSMAWAAGQIVSTPSDVSRFYTALLAGDLVEAEQLAEMQTTVEASDLPGTEYGLGLMRNELSCGGVRWGHDGNFPGYSISNGATEDGRSAAIAVTSLPTSEEALSAGGELVDTALCGS; encoded by the coding sequence ATGTTCGATCACCGCCAGCAGCAGTCACGAGCAGTCCGTCGTGCGGCGGCTCGGCGACGGGGCGTCGCCACGACGGTCGCCTCGATCGCCGCCGTGGCCTGCCTGGCCTCGTGCGGCAACGCGCCCTGGGATTGGGAGCAGGGCTCTGCGTCCGACAGCGGTGCGTCGCAACAGGACGGCGCCTTAGAACAGAACGACGCGTTGCAACAGGACCTGGACGGCGTCGTCGACTCCCTCGGCGTCCCGGCGGCCCTGGCGTCGGTGCGTAACTCCGAGGGCGAGGTGCAGGACTACACCGCCGGAGTGGGCGACATCGAGACCGACGCGCCGGTGCCGGTGGATGGGCAGGTGCGTATCGGCAGCAGCACCAAGACTTTCGTTGCCGTGGTGTTGATGCAGTTGGTGGCCGAGGGATCGGTGGACCTCGACGCCTCCGTCGAGACCTATCTGCCCGGCGTCGTACAGGGCGAGGGAGTCGACGGCAACGCCATCACCGTCCGCCAGTTGTTGCAGCACACCAGCGGAATCCCCAACTTCACCGCGTTCATGAATCCGGACTTCTTCGCCACCCGCGACACCTACTACGAGCCCACAGAACTCCTGGATCTCGCTCTCGCGGAGCCCGCCGCCTTCGAACCGGGTGCGAAAGCGGAGTACAGCAACACCAACTACGTCATCGCGGGTCTGATCATCGAGCAGGTGACCGGCGGGACCGTTGCCGAGGAGATCACCAGTCGCGTCATCGAGCCCGCCGAGCTGACCAAGACCTACTTCCCGGCGCCGCGCGACAAGGAGATCGAGGGCGAGCACCCCAAGGGCTATCACCCCACCGCCGAGGACGGTTCGCTGGGCGACATCACCTCGATCGACCCGTCGATGGCCTGGGCGGCCGGGCAGATCGTCTCCACGCCCAGCGACGTGAGCCGGTTCTACACCGCTCTCCTGGCGGGCGACCTCGTCGAAGCGGAACAGCTCGCGGAGATGCAGACCACCGTCGAGGCGAGCGACCTGCCGGGCACGGAGTACGGGCTCGGCCTGATGCGCAACGAGCTGAGCTGCGGCGGCGTCCGCTGGGGCCACGACGGCAACTTCCCCGGCTACTCGATCAGCAACGGGGCCACCGAGGACGGCCGGTCCGCCGCGATCGCGGTCACCTCGCTGCCCACCTCCGAGGAAGCCCTGAGCGCGGGCGGTGAACTGGTCGACACCGCTCTCTGCGGCTCCTGA
- a CDS encoding MBL fold metallo-hydrolase produces MLSNFRESYRAAPDVHVLPSHLPLGGLGLLPVNAFLITGSEPVLIDTGLAVDRAHFENALWSLVDPRDLRWIFITHDDRDHCGNLKEVLMAAPQATVITNALSVSRLGEEWDVPRHRVRTVNPGRTIELGNRGFSLLRPPSYDSPSTIGVYDHRSTALFTADSFGTVLPEMVEDSRDADRDEFLQGMALFTRANAPWTALADQAKWDRSLDEIRRLGPATVLSSHSPTAHDRTQELIETVLAVPSMDPWLPEEDLEVEAVLARYEQQGGFTEPAPSADNPAAPHPSERTTP; encoded by the coding sequence GTGCTGTCGAATTTCCGAGAGTCCTACCGTGCCGCCCCGGATGTCCACGTGCTGCCCTCGCATCTGCCGCTCGGCGGGCTCGGCCTGCTGCCGGTGAACGCCTTCCTGATCACCGGCAGCGAGCCCGTGCTCATCGACACGGGCCTGGCCGTGGACCGCGCCCACTTCGAGAACGCCCTGTGGTCGCTGGTCGATCCGCGCGACCTGCGCTGGATCTTCATCACCCACGACGACCGGGATCACTGCGGCAACCTCAAAGAGGTACTGATGGCCGCCCCGCAGGCCACGGTCATCACCAACGCCTTATCGGTGTCCCGGCTCGGCGAGGAATGGGACGTTCCCCGCCATCGGGTCCGCACCGTCAATCCCGGCCGCACGATCGAGCTGGGCAACCGTGGTTTCAGCCTGCTGAGACCGCCGTCCTACGACTCACCCTCGACCATCGGCGTGTACGACCATCGCAGCACGGCACTGTTCACCGCCGACTCCTTCGGCACCGTGCTACCCGAGATGGTCGAGGACTCCCGCGACGCCGACCGCGACGAATTCCTTCAGGGCATGGCGCTGTTCACCAGGGCGAACGCCCCATGGACCGCGCTGGCCGACCAGGCCAAGTGGGATCGATCGCTCGACGAGATCCGTCGACTCGGCCCCGCCACCGTCCTGAGTTCGCACTCCCCGACCGCCCACGACCGCACGCAGGAACTGATCGAGACGGTGTTGGCCGTGCCCTCGATGGACCCCTGGCTTCCCGAGGAGGACCTGGAGGTCGAGGCCGTGCTCGCCCGTTACGAGCAGCAGGGCGGATTCACCGAGCCCGCCCCATCCGCCGACAACCCGGCAGCGCCGCACCCCAGCGAAAGGACCACACCATGA
- a CDS encoding TetR/AcrR family transcriptional regulator, with protein sequence MVTDDHAGSSNGLRPHTAAPPEDHRVNLLAEDPSDRRQERADAARNRARVLEAAERLFSERDPRTVTMRDIARAAKVGRATLYRRYPDPAAVAVALLDEHERILQDRLISGPPPLGPGCAPTDRLIAFIEAMLDLVDRHLHLALRAETGASRLNTGAYRFFRSHVRSLVREADVGSPEAMADILLAPLAPDVYEFQRGRIGLTKAEILDSLTLVARRTMTVP encoded by the coding sequence ATGGTCACGGACGACCACGCTGGTAGCTCCAACGGTCTGCGACCGCACACGGCGGCGCCGCCCGAGGACCACCGCGTGAACCTGCTGGCGGAAGACCCCTCGGACAGGCGTCAGGAACGCGCCGACGCGGCCCGCAACCGCGCTCGGGTACTCGAAGCCGCCGAACGACTGTTCTCCGAGCGCGACCCCAGAACGGTCACCATGCGCGACATCGCCCGCGCCGCCAAAGTCGGCCGCGCGACGCTGTACCGCCGCTACCCCGACCCCGCCGCCGTGGCCGTCGCACTGCTGGACGAACACGAACGCATCCTGCAAGACCGGCTGATCTCCGGACCGCCGCCGCTGGGCCCCGGCTGCGCGCCCACCGACCGGCTGATCGCCTTCATCGAGGCGATGCTCGACCTCGTCGACCGACACCTGCACCTGGCCCTGCGCGCCGAGACCGGCGCCTCCCGGCTGAACACCGGCGCCTACCGCTTCTTCCGCTCCCACGTCCGGTCGCTGGTGCGGGAGGCCGACGTCGGCAGCCCCGAGGCGATGGCCGACATCCTGTTGGCGCCGCTGGCCCCCGACGTCTACGAGTTCCAACGCGGTCGCATCGGCCTGACCAAGGCCGAGATCCTCGACTCGCTGACCCTCGTCGCCCGCCGGACCATGACCGTCCCCTGA
- a CDS encoding dihydrodipicolinate synthase family protein: MYAGTIVPLITPLDEQGRVDAASVDRLIESLHSDVSGLMPTLSSGEGWQLDPGQWREMVTATVSHARGLPVFAGIQLPTTAQVVERARLAKELGVDAVVVTTPFGSEIGQAEIYQHYRTLRESVDIGLFVYNEAAVSGNSIELATLLRIFALPGVVGVKESSGSAELTRDIVAAPHSVPVFEGWENLLIDVAGEQGVAGFIGPLANLHPQLCNTMLREPTRAHQDEVDAACARYGIFDEQWYRTVKKELHARGVIGTDLAVADIRRPA; the protein is encoded by the coding sequence ATGTACGCGGGAACGATCGTTCCACTGATCACGCCGCTCGACGAACAGGGTCGGGTGGATGCGGCCAGCGTGGACCGCCTCATCGAGTCGTTGCACTCCGACGTCAGCGGGCTGATGCCCACGCTGAGCTCCGGCGAGGGCTGGCAGCTGGATCCCGGCCAGTGGCGGGAGATGGTGACCGCGACCGTCAGCCATGCTCGTGGGCTGCCGGTGTTCGCGGGCATCCAACTGCCGACCACCGCGCAGGTCGTCGAACGGGCCCGCTTGGCCAAGGAGCTCGGCGTCGACGCGGTCGTGGTCACCACGCCGTTCGGTTCGGAGATCGGCCAAGCCGAGATCTACCAGCACTACCGGACGCTGCGGGAATCGGTCGACATCGGGCTGTTCGTCTACAACGAGGCGGCCGTGTCGGGCAATTCCATCGAGCTGGCGACCCTGCTGCGGATCTTCGCGCTACCCGGGGTCGTCGGGGTCAAGGAGTCCAGCGGTTCTGCGGAGCTGACCCGCGACATCGTGGCCGCCCCGCACTCGGTCCCGGTCTTCGAGGGGTGGGAGAACCTGCTGATCGACGTGGCCGGTGAGCAGGGCGTGGCCGGCTTCATCGGCCCGCTGGCCAATCTGCACCCGCAGCTGTGCAACACGATGTTGCGGGAGCCCACCCGCGCGCATCAGGACGAGGTCGACGCGGCCTGCGCGCGCTACGGGATCTTCGACGAGCAGTGGTATCGCACGGTCAAGAAGGAGCTGCACGCCCGGGGCGTCATCGGCACCGACCTGGCCGTCGCCGACATCCGGAGACCGGCATGA